The Porites lutea chromosome 4, jaPorLute2.1, whole genome shotgun sequence genome contains a region encoding:
- the LOC140935803 gene encoding proton-coupled folate transporter-like, with the protein MMGRSCWPLTVEPVIFLTFFSTTLVDVITQKYIYTTLTHKADTSQEGFCEKLNCYNSSDLEHVGRGILCSSSTDYWLLFINLASLLLAIPSTIIFGTWSETEGRKIVLVASLLGIALRVALVFIIIHFQEPLYFFVIVSLMTSALGYSTSLMSSCMAYVADITSRGQRTFRILFLDSAAGIGIGLAYFVCGFYLECIWFYHLLWLGIAACIMNIIYIVFYLEESLLLPGFYGSSTIFSCQDFLEICRVFTHEPGNGRRWRLLTYVASFVVAGIIFTGTNSLLILHAQTSLCFSMVLTGYLAGALCLRYISSLVSVKLFQSVLKASNNWIIEAGLVSLFAGLILASLNTSTRLTFNVPALQLLGVLPQSVMKATLSKLVEPQEQGILFAILACLESASNVFGVFLFRRIYDVMPLSRLSFVIGALLLIVPAVLVGFVQKNESPTTEILLFSNERSSESDFGRQCTISSRPNHFPVLNSADLNGYDYIPSGEM; encoded by the exons ATGATGGGAAGAAGCTGTTGGCCTTTAACTGTGGAACCAGTTatatttcttacctttttttCAACAACCCTAGTTGATGTGATAACACAAAAGTATATCTACACAACGCTTACACATAAGGCAGATACAAGTCAAGAAGGGTTTTGTGAGAAACTGAATTGCTACAACAGTTCAGACTTAGAACATGTTGGACGTGGGATTCTGTGCTCATCATCTACAGATTATTGGCTGCTTTTTATAAATTTGGCATCCCTTCTTCTAGCAATACCatcaacaataatttttggaacatgGAGTGAAACAGAAGGACGTAAAATTGTGCTTGTTGCCTCTCTGTTAGGCATTGCATTACGCGTGGCTCTAGTTTTTATCATCATTCACTTTCAGGAGccactttatttttttgtaattgtgAGTCTAATGACAAGTGCACTGGGTTATAGCACCAGTCTAATGTCATCTTGTATGGCTTATGTTGCTGACATTACAAGCAGAGGACAAAGAACCTTCAGAATACTTTTCCTGGACAGTGCTGCTGGTATTGGAATTGGCTTAGCCTACTTTGTTTGTGGTTTCTACTTAGAATGTATTTGGTTTTATCATTTGCTCTGGCTTGGTATAGCTGCCTGCATCATGAATATTATATACATTGTGTTTTACTTGGAGGAAAGCCTTCTCCTTCCTGGTTTCTATGGGTCAAGTACAATATTTAGTTGTCAGGACTTTCTCGAAATTTGCAGAGTATTTACACATGAGCCTGGAAATGGACGTAGGTGGCGCTTACTTACCTATGTCGCTTCCTTTGTAGTTGCAGGAATAATTTTTACAGGAACAAACAGTCTATTAATTTTACATGCCCAAACTTCACTTTGTTTTTCAATGGTTTTGACTGGCTATTTAGCTGGAGCTCTTTGTTTACGCTATATATCAAGTTTGGTCAGTGTCAAACTGTTTCAAAGTGTTCTAAAAGCTTCAAATAATTGGATCATTGAGGCTGGACTAGTGTCCTTATTCGCTGGCTTGATTTTAGCCTCATTAAACACTTCAACTCGCTTAACTTTTAATG TGCCTGCCCTTCAGTTATTGGGTGTCTTGCCTCAATCAGTTATGAAAGCCACTTTATCTAAGCTAGTTGAACCTCAGGAACAAG GTATCCTGTTTGCAATTTTAGCTTGTTTGGAGAGTGCATCGAATGTCTTTGGAGTGTTTCTTTTCAGGCGCATATATGATGTCATGCCACTTTCTCGTTTGTCGTTTGTTATTGGGGCTCTTTTACTGATTGTTCCTGCTGTACTTGTTGG GTTTGTTCAGAAAAATGAGAGTCCCACTAcagaaattcttcttttttctaacGAGAGGTCTTCAGAGTCTGATTTTGGACGGCAGTGCACCATAAGCAGCAGACCTAATCACTTTCCTGTGTTGAACTCAGCAGATCTTAATGGTTATGATTATATTCCTAGTGGTGAAATGTAA